Proteins encoded together in one Lathyrus oleraceus cultivar Zhongwan6 chromosome 5, CAAS_Psat_ZW6_1.0, whole genome shotgun sequence window:
- the LOC127081933 gene encoding spermidine hydroxycinnamoyl transferase-like: MHHIHILQLTSTLQPTPNGYLWLSDLDQVVRLSHLPLVLIYKPKQNPENVIETLKNSLSKILVHYYPIAGRYSYTKGGRVELNLNAKGAVLAEIETIKTVDDYGDFSPYESTRELIPKIDYNQPIEDIPLFLVQVTRFSDKDEAFAFAIGIAYSHPLSDGAAFNKLLNSWAKIARELKPPPFILGRSDANIERNKSMRAELLKLTAEQVEKLKKKANEFDIPKGPVHTKICLANHIKANKTYKLSQNHVAIPKFCSIEHLLQHET, encoded by the exons ATGCATCACATCCATATCCTACAACTAACTTCTACATTACAACCAACTCCAAATGGTTATTTGTGGCTCTCTGATTTAGATCAGGTTGTGCGTCTAAGCCACCTACCACTTGTTTTAATTTACAAACCGAAACAGAACCCAGAGAATGTCATCGAAACCTTGAAAAACTCTCTCAGCAAGATTCTTGTTCATTACTATCCTATCGCTGGTCGTTATTCTTATACAAAAGGTGGTCGAGTTGAATTGAATCTCAATGCAAAAGGAGCTGTTTTGGCAGAAATTGAAACAATAAAAACAGTTGATGATTATGGTGACTTTTCACCTTATGAATCTACCAGAGAGCTTATTCCAAAAATCGATTATAATCAACCCATAGAAGACATTCCATTGTTTCTTGTTCAAGTCACACGATTCTCAGACAAAGATGAAGCTTTTGCGTTCGCTATCGGAATTGCTTACTCTCACCCTTTATCCGATGGTGCTGCTTTTAACAAATTGTTAAATTCATGGGCCAAAATAGCAAGAGAGTTAAAGCCACCACCATTCATTCTTGGAAGATCTGACGCAAATATTGAAAGAAACAAGAGTATGAGAGCTGAATTATTGAAACTCACAGCAGAACAAGTTGAAAAGTTGAAGAAAAAGGCTAATGAATTTGATATTCCAAAAGGGCCAGTTCACACCAAAATCTGCCTTGCT AACCATATCAAGGCAAATAAGACTTACAAGCTGAGCCAAAACCATGTTGCAATACCAAAATTTTGCAGCATTGAACATCTGTTGCAACATGAGACCTAG